A single Danio aesculapii chromosome 19, fDanAes4.1, whole genome shotgun sequence DNA region contains:
- the ldlrap1a gene encoding low density lipoprotein receptor adapter protein 1a isoform X3, with product MDVLKSARRAFIRSPSLTKQSWSSGKHKKLPENWTDTRETLLEGMTFNLRHLGMTLVDQPKGEELSAAAVKRIVATAKASGKKLPKVALKVSPQGIILYDSVSNQMIENISIYRISYCTADKTHDKVFAFIAQNQQNETLECHAFLCAKRKVAKAVTLTVAQAFRVAFEFWEVAKDEKKWDSAGETSNSSQSDRSVSLTSLKVGVAATENLLEIEDYTSALENVDNPTEPNNNTTTLWEMDDGLEEAFSSCSLDSYEYSPDSLSLVLTPRSWTLG from the exons AACTGCCTGAGAACTGGACTGACACGAGAGAGACTCTGCTGGAGGGAATGACCTTTAACCTTCGACATCTAGGAATGACACTGGTGGACCAACCTAAAGGAGAGGAGCTCTCAGCTGCTGCTGTCAAGAGGATTGTTGCCACG GCCAAAGCCAGTGGAAAgaaactgcctaaagtggccctgAAAGTGTCTCCTCAGGGAATCATCTTGTACGACAGTGTGTCAAACCAGATGATCGAGAACATTTCCATATACAG GATATCATACTGCACAGCTGACAAGACGCATGACAAAGTGTTTGCTTTCATCGCCCAGAACCAACAGAATGAAACTCTGGAGTGTCACGCATTCCTCTGTGCCAAACGGAAAGTG GCCAAGGCGGTTACGCTCACGGTGGCTCAGGCCTTCAGAGTGGCCTTCGAGTTCTGGGAGGTTGCCAAAGACG AGAAAAAATGGGATTCAGCTGGAGAAACATCCAACAGCTCACAGTCTGACCGATCCGTCAGCCTGACCAGCCTGAAAGTAGGAG TTGCAGCAACAGAAAATCTGTTGGAAATAGAGGACTACACGTCGGCTTTGGAAAATGTGGACAACCCCACCGAACCCAACAACAACACCACCACCCTATGG GAGATGGATGATGGTCTGGAAGAGGCTTTTTCAAG CTGCAGTTTGGATAGCTATGAATACTCTCCAG ACTCGCTGAGTCTCGTACTAACCCCCAGGTCCTGGACATTGGGCTGA
- the ldlrap1a gene encoding low density lipoprotein receptor adapter protein 1a isoform X1 encodes MDVLKSARRAFIRSPSLTKQSWSSGKHKKLPENWTDTRETLLEGMTFNLRHLGMTLVDQPKGEELSAAAVKRIVATAKASGKKLPKVALKVSPQGIILYDSVSNQMIENISIYRISYCTADKTHDKVFAFIAQNQQNETLECHAFLCAKRKVAKAVTLTVAQAFRVAFEFWEVAKDEKKWDSAGETSNSSQSDRSVSLTSLKVGVAATENLLEIEDYTSALENVDNPTEPNNNTTTLWEMDDGLEEAFSRFRENHPAALKSLIALLSLYSSSCSLDSYEYSPDSLSLVLTPRSWTLG; translated from the exons AACTGCCTGAGAACTGGACTGACACGAGAGAGACTCTGCTGGAGGGAATGACCTTTAACCTTCGACATCTAGGAATGACACTGGTGGACCAACCTAAAGGAGAGGAGCTCTCAGCTGCTGCTGTCAAGAGGATTGTTGCCACG GCCAAAGCCAGTGGAAAgaaactgcctaaagtggccctgAAAGTGTCTCCTCAGGGAATCATCTTGTACGACAGTGTGTCAAACCAGATGATCGAGAACATTTCCATATACAG GATATCATACTGCACAGCTGACAAGACGCATGACAAAGTGTTTGCTTTCATCGCCCAGAACCAACAGAATGAAACTCTGGAGTGTCACGCATTCCTCTGTGCCAAACGGAAAGTG GCCAAGGCGGTTACGCTCACGGTGGCTCAGGCCTTCAGAGTGGCCTTCGAGTTCTGGGAGGTTGCCAAAGACG AGAAAAAATGGGATTCAGCTGGAGAAACATCCAACAGCTCACAGTCTGACCGATCCGTCAGCCTGACCAGCCTGAAAGTAGGAG TTGCAGCAACAGAAAATCTGTTGGAAATAGAGGACTACACGTCGGCTTTGGAAAATGTGGACAACCCCACCGAACCCAACAACAACACCACCACCCTATGG GAGATGGATGATGGTCTGGAAGAGGCTTTTTCAAG GTTTCGAGAGAACCATCCTGCAGCTCTCAAATCCTTGATTGCTCTACTCTCTCTTTATTCCTCTAGCTGCAGTTTGGATAGCTATGAATACTCTCCAG ACTCGCTGAGTCTCGTACTAACCCCCAGGTCCTGGACATTGGGCTGA
- the ldlrap1a gene encoding low density lipoprotein receptor adapter protein 1a isoform X2, with protein MDVLKSARRAFIRSPSLTKQSWSSGKHKKLPENWTDTRETLLEGMTFNLRHLGMTLVDQPKGEELSAAAVKRIVATAKASGKKLPKVALKVSPQGIILYDSVSNQMIENISIYRISYCTADKTHDKVFAFIAQNQQNETLECHAFLCAKRKVAKAVTLTVAQAFRVAFEFWEVAKDEKKWDSAGETSNSSQSDRSVSLTSLKVGVAATENLLEIEDYTSALENVDNPTEPNNNTTTLWEMDDGLEEAFSRLAESRTNPQVLDIGLSSESEWDETNGNSPNANELCGF; from the exons AACTGCCTGAGAACTGGACTGACACGAGAGAGACTCTGCTGGAGGGAATGACCTTTAACCTTCGACATCTAGGAATGACACTGGTGGACCAACCTAAAGGAGAGGAGCTCTCAGCTGCTGCTGTCAAGAGGATTGTTGCCACG GCCAAAGCCAGTGGAAAgaaactgcctaaagtggccctgAAAGTGTCTCCTCAGGGAATCATCTTGTACGACAGTGTGTCAAACCAGATGATCGAGAACATTTCCATATACAG GATATCATACTGCACAGCTGACAAGACGCATGACAAAGTGTTTGCTTTCATCGCCCAGAACCAACAGAATGAAACTCTGGAGTGTCACGCATTCCTCTGTGCCAAACGGAAAGTG GCCAAGGCGGTTACGCTCACGGTGGCTCAGGCCTTCAGAGTGGCCTTCGAGTTCTGGGAGGTTGCCAAAGACG AGAAAAAATGGGATTCAGCTGGAGAAACATCCAACAGCTCACAGTCTGACCGATCCGTCAGCCTGACCAGCCTGAAAGTAGGAG TTGCAGCAACAGAAAATCTGTTGGAAATAGAGGACTACACGTCGGCTTTGGAAAATGTGGACAACCCCACCGAACCCAACAACAACACCACCACCCTATGG GAGATGGATGATGGTCTGGAAGAGGCTTTTTCAAG ACTCGCTGAGTCTCGTACTAACCCCCAGGTCCTGGACATTGGGCTGAGCTCTGAGAGTGAATGGGATGAAACCAATGGAAACTCGCCAAACGCCAATGAGCTCTGCGGCTTCTGA